A stretch of the Panthera uncia isolate 11264 chromosome D1, Puncia_PCG_1.0, whole genome shotgun sequence genome encodes the following:
- the RASSF10 gene encoding ras association domain-containing protein 10, protein MDPSEKKISVWICQEEKLVSGLSRRTTCSDVVRVLLEDGCRRRRRQRRGRRRGTAGDSPGREELRELLDEDEEDDDEALPQGMLCGPPQCYCIVEKWRGFERILPNKTRILRLWAAWGDEQENVRFVLVRSEASLPNAGPRSAEARVVLSRERPCSVRGIPARPSLAMTQEKQRRVVRKAFRKLAKLNRRRQQQPSSPCSSTSSSTASSCSSPPRATESASVERMETLVHLVLSQDHTIRQQVQRLRELDREIDRYEAKVHLDRMRRHGVNYVQDTYLVGAGIEVDGPSPVEEPEAAAAAAPAPAPPPLDGEAQAAALEELARRCDDLLRLQEQRAQQEELLERLSAEIQEELNQRWMRRRQEELTAREEPLEPDGGLDGELLLEQERVRTQLSTSLYIGLRLNTDLEAVKSDLDYSQQQWDSKERELQGLLQTLHTLELTVVPGGTVGSGGPSREPRPQGCAEMWVDQARGLAKSCPGNDEDSDTGLSSMHSQDSDSVPVCESLV, encoded by the coding sequence ATGGATCCTTCGGAGAAGAAGATATCGGTGTGGATCTGCCAGGAAGAGAAGCTGGTGTCTGGTCTCTCCCGCCGCACCACCTGCTCGGACGTGGTTCGGGTGCTGTTGGAGGACGGCTGCCGGCGGCGACGGAGGCAGCGGCGGGGCCGGCGGCGGGGAACGGCCGGCGACTCTCCAGGCCGGGAGGAGCTTCGGGAACTCCTGGACGAAGACGAGGAGGACGACGACGAGGCGCTGCCGCAGGGCATGCTGTGCGGGCCCCCGCAGTGCTATTGCATCGTGGAAAAGTGGCGGGGCTTTGAGCGCATCCTGCCTAACAAGACGCGCATCTTGCGCCTCTGGGCCGCCTGGGGCGACGAGCAGGAGAATGTGCGCTTCGTGCTGGTGCGCAGCGAGGCGTCACTACCCAACGCAGGTCCCCGCAGCGCCGAGGCGCGCGTTGTGCTCAGTCGCGAGCGCCCCTGCTCAGTTCGGGGCATCCCCGCGCGGCCCAGCCTGGCCATGACCCAGGAGAAGCAGCGGCGGGTCGTGCGCAAGGCCTTCCGCAAGCTGGCCAAGCTCAACCGGCGGCGCCAGCAGCAGCCGTCGTCGCCCTGTTCGTCTACGTCGTCTTCCACCGCCTCGTCCTGCTCGTCGCCGCCGCGGGCCACCGAGAGCGCATCCGTGGAGCGCATGGAGACGCTGGTGCATCTGGTGCTCTCCCAGGACCACACCATTCGTCAGCAGGTGCAGCGGCTCCGGGAGCTGGATCGCGAGATCGATCGCTACGAGGCCAAGGTGCACCTGGACCGCATGAGGCGGCACGGAGTCAACTACGTGCAGGACACCTACTTGGTGGGCGCAGGCATCGAGGTCGACGGGCCCAGCCCGGTAGAGGAgcccgaggcggcggcggcggcggcgccggcgCCGGCGCCGCCGCCCCTGGACGGCGAGGCGCAGGCGGCCGCGCTGGAGGAGCTGGCCCGGCGGTGCGACGACCTGCTGCGGCTGCAGGAGCAGCGGGCCCAGCAGGAGGAGTTGCTGGAGCGCCTCTCAGCCGAGATTCAGGAGGAGCTGAACCAGAGGTGGATGCGGAGGCGCCAGGAGGAGCTCACCGCGCGGGAGGAGCCTCTGGAGCCTGATGGTGGCCTCGACGGCGAGCTGCTGctggagcaggagagggtcaggaCGCAGCTCAGCACCAGCCTCTACATCGGGCTCCGGCTCAACACGGACCTGGAGGCCGTTAAGTCGGACTTGGATTACAGCCAGCAGCAGTGGGACAGCAAGGAGCGCGAGCTGCAGGGCCTCCTCCAGACTTTGCACACGTTGGAGTTGACGGTGGTCCCCGGTGGGACTGTCGGCTCTGGCGGACCCTCCCGGGAACCGCGGCCTCAGGGCTGCGCGGAGATGTGGGTGGACCAGGCCCGCGGACTGGCCAAGAGCTGTCCTGGCAACGACGAGGACTCGGATACCGGGCTGAGCTCCATGCACAGCCAGGACTCGGACTCGGTGCCCGTGTGCGAATCTCTTGTGTAA